One part of the Humulus lupulus chromosome 9, drHumLupu1.1, whole genome shotgun sequence genome encodes these proteins:
- the LOC133802229 gene encoding protein DETOXIFICATION 53 — protein MCPGSGTESRGIINGLDPLLPKDNNGGGACGTGGGDYNDAIMRPLVVEGSGGDGGTGGATTSGFLQGFLQRFFPANSLLRTLPLSEVSEELRSLLKIACPIIMTSMLLYSRSIVSMLFLGRLGKTELAGGSLALGFGNITGNSILRGLSTGMDPICCQAYGAKRLSVLSHAFQKTFCLLLLVSIPIATLWLNMEPICIWLGQDPAITRVAKIYMAFSVPELLAQAHLQPLRIFLRTQGLTVPLTVAATCSAILHLPINYFLVTYLKLGVAGVALALAWNTMNLNVGLLIYILVSSKPLKPWSGLTILSTFTGWGPLLKLALPSCAAVCLEWWWYEIMMFLCGILKNPQASLASMGILIQTTGMLYVFPISLSAGLTTRVGHALGSGQPVRAQWTAILGLTLAFGFGLSALVFTIVARSWWGRLYTDEPQVLDMLSKTLPLLGLCELGNTPQTAACGVLNGMARPNLGARINLCAFYGVGLPVAVLATFTFRVGFLGLWIGLLSAQIACLSMMVYVLIQTDWKQQSKRAEEMASGTDEENEKNHREEEEEEEDEETGLLSTNI, from the exons ATGTGCCCTGGTAGTGGTACTGAATCTCGAGGGATTATAAATGGGCTTGACCCTTTGTTACCAAAAGATAATAATGGTGGTGGTGCTTGTGGTACTGGTGGTGGAGACTACAATGATGCCATAATGAGACCACTCGTTGTTGAAGGCAGCGGCGGCGACGGCGGCACTGGTGGCGCCACCACCAGTGGCTTTCTACAAGGCTTTCTTCAACGCTTTTTTCCGGCCAATAGCCTTCTCCGAACTCTACCCCTTAGTGag GTGAGTGAAGAGCTACGATCGTTGCTGAAAATTGCATGCCCTATAATAATGACAAGCATGCTCCTCTACTCTCGCTCAATCGTTTCGATGCTCTTCTTGGGCCGACTCGGCAAAACCGAACTCGCTGGTGGATCACTAGCTTTGGGCTTTGGAAACATCACTGGAAACTCCATTCTTCGTGGGCTTTCAACCGGAATGGACCCAATATGTTGCCAGGCCTATGGGGCCAAGCGATTGTCCGTACTAAGCCATGCTTTCCAAAAGACCTTTTGTCTCCTCCTCCTCGTCTCAATCCCAATTGCGACCCTCTGGCTCAACATGGAGCCCATTTGCATCTGGTTAGGCCAAGACCCAGCTATCACTCGAGTCGCCAAAATCTACATGGCCTTTTCAGTCCCAGAGCTTCTGGCCCAGGCCCATCTCCAGCCTTTGAGAATCTTCCTCAGAACACAAGGCCTCACAGTCCCACTCACCGTGGCTGCCACGTGTTCAGCTATCCTTCACTTACCTATAAATTACTTCTTAGTCACATATTTGAAATTGGGCGTGGCGGGGGTGGCCCTGGCCCTGGCTTGGAACACAATGAATTTGAATGTGGGCCTGTTGATTTACATTTTGGTCTCTAGTAAGCCCTTGAAACCGTGGAGTGGGCTTACGATTTTGTCAACTTTTACGGGTTGGGGCCCACTTCTCAAACTTGCCTTACCCAGTTGTGCTGCGGTTTGTTTGGAGTGGTGGTGGTATGAGATTATGATGTTCTTGTGTGGTATTTTGAAAAACCCTCAAGCTAGTTTGGCATCCATGGGGATTTTGATCCAAACCACAGGAATGTTGTATGTTTTTCCTATTTCGTTGAGTGCGGGCTTGACAACTCGTGTTGGGCATGCTTTGGGCTCGGGCCAACCTGTTCGAGCCCAATGGACCGCTATTCTTGGGCTTACTCTAGCCTTTGGGTTTGGACTTTCGGCTTTGGTTTTCACGATTGTGGCTCGGTCTTGGTGGGGGAGATTGTACACTGATGAGCCTCAAGTTCTTGACATGCTTTCAAAAACATTACCATTACTTGGGCTTTGTGAGCTTGGGAATACACCTCAAACTGCTGCGTGTGGGGTGTTGAATGGTATGGCCCGACCCAATTTAGGGGCCCGGATAAATTTGTGTGCTTTTTATGGTGTTGGATTACCTGTTGCTGTTTTGGCTACTTTTACATTTAGGGTTGGGTTTTTGGGCCTGTGGATTGGGCTTCTTTCGGCCCAAATAGCTTGCTTAAGTATGATGGTTTATGTTTTGATCCAAACCGATTGGAAACAACAGAGTAAACGGGCCGAAGAAATGGCTTCGGGTACAGATGAGGAAAATGAGAAGAAtcatagagaagaagaagaagaggaggaggacgAAGAAACTGGATTACTTAGtactaatatttaa